GAATCAAAAGGTAAAAATCAAGGTTCTGTCTTTTCTTTTGAACTGCCTTAAACTTATAACACCTCAAACCTTTTACAAAAATCCCTAATCGGTTGCGGTATTAAAAAGAAGCTAAGATGTATTTCGGTTTCTCTTTCTCGTAAAGAGCTTTTGCTTGTGAACTGCTCAAAGCATCGGCGTAAACACGAACATTGTCCATCATTCCCTCAAAGTTAGCGTAGGACTCCGTAAGTTTATATCCCAGTCGGGAAGGGCCTCCGTAATCAATTATCACTACTTGAGGAACCGATTCGGCGCGGTCTAATTTGCCGTCAATATAAAAACGCCAGCCAACTCCGGGCTCAAGCACGAAAATAACATGGGTCCATTTGTCTCTCGGTATCACGGCGTAAGAACGGGGCCAGTGGTTTCCTCCGGAATGACAAGGAGGATTTGCGGGGTTGCACCGAACCATAATCTGCAGACGCCTATCCACATCGCTCGAATATTCCAGATAATGAAGGCCTCCTATCCTGCGGAGAATCGTCTCGCCGTCAACTCCGACTTCGCGCGTCGGGTATATCCACAGCGAAATGCTGGATTTACCATTAAATGTGCCGCCAAAAGTGTTAGGGTCCCTCAAGGACTGATTAAGCTCCACGTAGTCGTCAACGCCATCAAAGCGCAAACAGCTACCGCTTAAAAGTCCGCATTGACTTTCAGTTTGCTAAATCGCGCCTACTAT
Above is a genomic segment from bacterium containing:
- a CDS encoding LamG domain-containing protein, with amino-acid sequence MRFDGVDDYVELNQSLRDPNTFGGTFNGKSSISLWIYPTREVGVDGETILRRIGGLHYLEYSSDVDRRLQIMVRCNPANPPCHSGGNHWPRSYAVIPRDKWTHVIFVLEPGVGWRFYIDGKLDRAESVPQVVIIDYGGPSRLGYKLTESYANFEGMMDNVRVYADALSSSQAKALYEKEKPKYILASF